Proteins from one Rosa chinensis cultivar Old Blush chromosome 7, RchiOBHm-V2, whole genome shotgun sequence genomic window:
- the LOC112178041 gene encoding zinc finger BED domain-containing protein DAYSLEEPER-like isoform X2 has translation MALYDEYAPIIDGGRHMQRHQSPTSSGSTITNRSSNTRVGVRGQLLNSWRKVVQESEEAVMAHEVDQYLNAPVEFVEEEEDGFDILCWWKINGPKFPVVAAIARDVLAVQTSTVASESAFSTGGRVIDAFRSSLTPKTVEALICMQNWLLGDDIAQEVEEPTIEITEFYEQAEKDHESTASSRNTRSTIPKAKGKGKAAVVNVD, from the exons ATGGCGCTATATGATGAG TATGCACCGATCATAGATGGTGGGAGACATATGCAGAGACATCAAAGCCCTACAAGTTCAGGCAGCACAATCACAAATAGAAGCAGCAATACGAGAGTTGGTGTGCGGGGTCAGTTGCTAAACTCTTGGAGAAAGGTGGTCCAAGAGAGTGAAGAGGCTGTAATGGCACATGAAGTTGATCAATATCTAAATGCTCCCGTAGAGTttgttgaggaggaggaagatggCTTCGATATTTTGTGTTGGTGGAAGATAAACGGACCCAAGTTTCCTGTGGTGGCAGCAATAGCAAGAGATGTACTTGCTGTTCAAACATCCACAGTTGCATCGGAGTCTGCATTTAGCACTGGAGGGAGAGTTATTGATGCTTTTAGGAGTTCATTGACTCCTAAAACAGTGGAGGCTTTAATCTGCATGCAGAATTGGTTGTTGGGAGATGATATTGCTCAAGAGGTAGAGGAGCCTACAATTGAGATCACAGAGTTCTATGAGCAGGCTGAGAAAG ATCATGAGAGCACTGCCTCCAGCAGAAATACACGTTCAACAATCCCGAAAGCAAAGGGGAAGGGAAAGGCTGCAGTGGTAAATGTTGACTAA
- the LOC112178042 gene encoding disease resistance protein RPV1: MDLSLGASSSSSSSSSSSSSTHSFTHDVFLSFRGETRNNFTGHLYSNLVNKGVKTFIDNELTRGEDIRKELLEVIEGSRISIVVFSANYASSKWCLDELVKIFQCKESRQQIVYPIFYKVDPSEIRYQKGQVGDGIAHLSKYEDNLMKVGSWKAALTQAATLSGWHISDGGHEANFIDEIVKVISTKTRKCTLLDVATHPVGIESRVEDILKLLNVEQGDPHMVGIWGIGGIGKTTLAKAVYNSISHKFEHCCFLKIVKEKSHGGLVELQNNFLSKIIERNLPNVTNVDEGITVLKQNLRQKRVLLVLDDVDSLDQLKKLAGRCDWFGPRSRIIITTRDTNCLSAHEVNSIYEVKELNHQEASKLFNFNAFKRNICLDDFFELANEAIRYAKGIPLVLEVLGADLCSKEDKDEWKEALEYYKRYPNQEIQKTLQRSYEALPDRIKEVFLHIACFFKGDKQSYVINALESCDLYPKHALKVLVEKALIKIEEDKRIWMHDHLEDMGKEIVRQESPNEKGKRSRLWLYEDVCEVLEENEGTDKIKGIGVGDFYSQKICLNRGSFTNLKNLEIFIVRGKGGMLYGEGVDYLPNHLRVLHLISLQYVGGLNLKGMRYLKSIKLSECSGLTRIPDLSGLTSLKYLEVSYCFSLVEVHPSVGRLDKLVSLILTHCYKLQMFPERINLKSLEILYLSNCWDLKFFPEIDGDMKSLKYLDLSQTGIEELPCSVGNLTGLKSLSLCRCQNLRNVPSSIFYGLQRLGELDLRYCYNLVTFPERINMKSLEILDLSYCRHHKFFPEIEGDMKSLKYLDLGCTAIKELPCSVGNLTGLKSLVLSHCQNLTNVPSSIFYGLQRLEDLDLRYCYNLVTFPAKSESLPPPVFSTTLSTLQVDLSHCWRLEEISEFPREIACRWEGCRSLERVSYLSKIWRVKIQKCPVGWT, from the exons ATGGATCTGAGCCTCGgagcctcttcctcttcttcttcttcttcttcttcttcttcttccacccaTTCATTCACACATGATGTCTTTCTGAGCTTCAGAGGTGAAACACGCAACAATTTCACAGGCCATTTGTACAGCAATTTGGTTAACAAGGGAGTTAAGACCTTCATAGATAATGAGCTTACAAGAGGAGAAGATATAAGAAAGGAGCTTCTCGAAGTAATTGAAGGATCAAGGATTTCCATTGTTGTATTTTCTGCAAACTATGCATCTTCAaagtggtgcttggatgaacttgtCAAGATCTTTCAATGTAAAGAATCCAGGCAACAAATCGTTTACCCAATTTTCTACAAGGTAGATCCGTCGGAGATACGATACCAGAAGGGCCAGGTTGGTGATGGAATTGCTCACCTCAGCAAATACGAGGATAACTTAATGAAGGTGGGGAGTTGGAAGGCAGCCCTTACACAAGCAGCAACTTTGTCTGGGTGGCACATCTCGGATGGAGG GCATGAAGCGAATTTCATTGATGAAATTGTTAAAGTGATATCAACCAAAACAAGGAAATGCACCCTTTTAGATGTGGCAACACATCCTGTTGGAATAGAATCTCGTGTAGAAGACATACTTAAGCTCTTAAATGTAGAGCAAGGCGATCCTCACATGGTAGGGATATGGGGAATTGGCGGGATAGGAAAAACAACACTTGCAAAAGCTGTTTACAATTCAATTAGCCATAAGTTTGAACATTGCTGTTTCTTGAAAATTGTTAAAGAAAAATCACATGGAGGTCTTGTTGAGCTACAAAATAATTTTCTTTCTAAGATTATAGAGAGGAATCTACCTAATGTGACCAATGTTGATGAAGGAATCACTGTGCTGAAGCAAAACCTAAGACAGAAAAGGGTTCTCttagttcttgatgatgtggacAGCTTGgatcaattaaaaaaacttgCTGGAAGGTGTGATTGGTTTGGTCCAAGAAGTAGAATTatcataacaacaagagataCGAATTGCCTAAGTGCCCATGAAGTCAATTCAATATATGAGGTCAAGGAATTAAATCATCAAGAAGCTTCAAAGCTCTTCAATTTCAATGCCTTCAAAAGAAATATATGTCTGGATGACTTCTTTGAACTTGCAAATGAGGCAATACGTTATGCTAAAGGGATTCCGTTAGTTTTGGAAGTTTTAGGGGCAGATCTATGTAGTAAAGAGGATAAGGATGAGTGGAAAGAGGCATTAGAGTATTACAAGAGATATCCTAACCAAGAGATTCAAAAAACTCTCCAAAGAAGTTACGAGGCATTGCCTGATCGGATAAAAGAAGTTTTTCTTcatattgcatgtttctttaaaGGTGACAAACAAAGCTATGTGATAAATGCACTAGAAAGCTGTGACTTGTATCCCAAACATGCTCTCAAAGTCCTCGTAGAAAAGGCCTTAATAAAAATTGAGGAAGACAAAAGAATTTGGATGCATGACCATTTAGAAGACATGGGAAAAGAAATTGTTCGGCAAGAGTCTCCTAATGAGAAAGGAAAACGCAGTAGATTGTGGCTATATGAGGATGTTTGCGAGGTTCTTGAGGAAAATGAA GGAACGGATAAAATTAAAGGCATCGGGGTAGGAGATTTTTATTCACAAAAGATATGCTTGAACCGCGGAAGCTTCACAAACTTGAAAAATCTTGAAATTTTTATAGTCCGTGGAAAGGGAGGGATGCTTTATGGAGAGGGCGTGGATTATCTCCCCAACCACTTGAGGGTCCTTCACTTGATTTCATTACAATATGTCGGGGGATTGAATTTGAAG GGTATGCGATATTTGAAATCTATCAAATTGTCGGAGTGCTCTGGTTTAACAAGAATTCCCGACTTGTCTGGATTAACAAGCTTGAAGTATTTGGAGGTgtcttattgttttagtttagtTGAAGTTCATCCTTCGGTTGGCCGTCTCGATAAGCTCGTCAGTTTGATACTCACCCATTGTTACAAGCTGCAGATGTTTCCAGAGAGGATCAACTTGAAATCCTTGGAAATTCTGTATCTATCTAATTGCTGGGATCTTAAGTTCTTCCCTGAAATTGATGGAGACATGAAGTCGTTGAAATACCTGGATCTAAGTCAGACTGGGATCGAAGAGTTACCTTGCTCAGTTGGAAATCTCACTGGCCTTAAATCCTTGTCTCTGTGTCGCTGTCAAAATCTGAGAAATGTACCATCGAGCATCTTCTATGGATTGCAACGTCTGGGGGAGCTAGATCTACGGTACTGCTATAACCTTGTTACATTTCCAGAGAGGATCAACATGAAATCTTTGGAAATTCTGGATCTCTCTTATTGCCGTCATCATAAGTTCTTCCCTGAAATTGAGGGAGACATGAAGTCGTTGAAATACCTGGATCTGGGTTGCACTGCCATCAAAGAGTTACCTTGCTCAGTTGGAAATCTCACTGGCCTTAAATCCTTGGTTCTATCTCACTGTCAAAATCTGACAAATGTACCATCGAGCATCTTCTATGGATTGCAACGTCTGGAGGATCTAGATCTACGGTACTGCTATAACCTTGTTACATTTCCGGCAAAGTCAGAATCACTTCCTCCACCGGTCTTTTCAACTACCCTGTCGACATTACAAGTTGATTTGAGCCATTGCTGGCGGCTTGaagaaatttcagaatttccacGAGAAATAGCTTGTCGGTGGGAAGGTTGTAGGTCATTGGAAAGAGTTTCATACTTGTCAAAAATTTGGAGAGTAAAGATTCAAAAATGTCCGGTCGGTTGGACTTGA